A genomic stretch from Colwellia sp. Arc7-635 includes:
- the alaS gene encoding alanine--tRNA ligase, giving the protein MIETSAQLRQAFLDFYASKQHQIVASSSLVPGNDATLLFTNAGMVPFKDVFLGDDTRSYTRATSAQRCVRAGGKHNDLENVGYTARHHTFFEMLGNFSFGDYFKEEAINYAWEFLTSVLALPKEKLLVTVYESDDEAYNYWLTNIGVPAEKIIRIGDKSADKKYESDNFWSMGDTGPCGPCSEIFYDHGEDIFGGPPGSADEDGDRFIEIWNLVFMQYNRHADGTMENLPKPSVDTGMGLERISAIMQGVHSNYEIDIFQGLIRDTAKLLECDDLAHKSLRVIADHIRSCSFLITDGVMPSNEGRGYVLRRIIRRAIRHGHKLEAKSFFFHKIVASLAQQMGQAYPELIQQQAIIEKILRIEEEQFGRTLDRGMTLLEDILSNLKGDTIAGDDVFKLYDTYGFPADLTADIARERHLSIDHDGFNAAMAQQRIRAQKASQFGTDYNDTIKSEHRTEFKGYTRNDMSSTVVELFNNEATVAELKAGEAGIVVLDKTPFYAESGGQVGDSGMLHLDDGVFEVTDTFKLGHAFAHRGIAHNTIGLNRRVKAEINIERRAAIVKNHTATHILHATLRKVLGEHVTQKGSLCDAEKLRFDFSHFEGVTREELTTIERMVNEQIRCNLARETNLMQIDEAKEKGAMALFGEKYDDEVRVVTLGGFSTELCGGVHVDRTGDIGLFKIVSESGIAAGVRRIEAVTGEGALNYFEAQEQTLSNIAALVKADPVNVTSKVEQVLLRNKELEKELAQYKQQVASQAGADLLSQTIEFNGVKALIANLEGVEAKSLRGMVDDLKNRMGSGIILLATASDDKVSLIAGVTKDLIGRVKSGELVNVAAQEVGGKGGGRPDMAQAGGSKPENIEAALKAAQNWLTDKLS; this is encoded by the coding sequence ATGATTGAAACTAGTGCCCAATTGCGTCAGGCATTTTTAGATTTTTATGCTTCTAAGCAGCACCAAATTGTTGCGAGTAGTTCTCTTGTTCCTGGTAACGATGCGACATTGTTATTCACTAATGCGGGTATGGTGCCATTTAAAGATGTATTTCTTGGTGATGATACTCGCAGTTATACTCGAGCTACGTCAGCCCAGCGCTGTGTTCGTGCCGGTGGTAAACATAATGATTTAGAAAATGTCGGTTATACCGCGCGTCACCATACTTTTTTCGAAATGCTCGGCAACTTTAGTTTTGGCGATTATTTTAAAGAAGAAGCTATTAACTATGCTTGGGAATTTTTAACCTCAGTATTAGCATTACCGAAAGAAAAATTACTCGTCACAGTTTATGAAAGCGATGATGAAGCTTATAACTACTGGTTAACTAATATTGGTGTGCCAGCAGAGAAAATTATTCGCATTGGCGACAAGTCAGCAGATAAAAAATATGAGTCTGATAACTTTTGGTCGATGGGTGATACAGGTCCATGTGGCCCTTGTTCTGAAATTTTTTATGATCACGGCGAAGATATTTTTGGTGGACCTCCGGGCTCTGCAGATGAAGACGGCGATCGTTTTATCGAAATTTGGAATTTAGTTTTCATGCAATATAACCGTCACGCTGATGGTACGATGGAAAACTTACCTAAACCGTCAGTTGATACGGGTATGGGCTTAGAGCGAATTTCCGCCATTATGCAAGGTGTGCATAGCAACTATGAAATTGATATTTTCCAAGGCTTAATTCGTGACACGGCAAAATTACTTGAGTGTGACGATTTAGCACATAAATCATTGCGCGTTATTGCCGATCATATTCGCTCATGTAGCTTTTTGATCACTGATGGTGTCATGCCATCAAATGAAGGTCGTGGCTATGTTTTACGCCGTATTATTCGCCGTGCCATTCGTCACGGTCATAAATTAGAAGCTAAATCATTTTTCTTTCATAAAATTGTCGCGTCACTTGCACAACAAATGGGTCAAGCTTACCCAGAGCTTATTCAGCAACAGGCGATTATTGAAAAAATTCTCCGTATCGAAGAAGAGCAGTTCGGTCGAACACTCGATCGAGGCATGACACTACTAGAAGATATATTGTCAAACCTTAAAGGTGACACTATTGCCGGTGATGATGTTTTCAAACTTTATGACACTTATGGTTTCCCTGCTGATTTAACGGCAGATATTGCTCGTGAACGTCATTTAAGCATTGATCATGATGGTTTTAATGCAGCCATGGCGCAACAACGTATTCGTGCGCAAAAAGCTAGCCAGTTTGGTACTGACTACAATGACACTATTAAATCAGAGCATCGCACTGAATTTAAAGGTTATACCCGCAATGACATGTCTTCTACCGTTGTTGAGCTTTTTAATAACGAAGCAACCGTTGCTGAATTAAAAGCAGGCGAAGCCGGTATTGTCGTACTAGATAAAACTCCGTTCTATGCTGAGTCAGGTGGACAAGTAGGTGATAGCGGTATGCTACACCTTGATGATGGCGTTTTTGAAGTAACAGATACCTTTAAATTAGGTCACGCGTTTGCACACCGAGGTATTGCTCATAACACTATCGGGTTAAACCGTCGTGTTAAAGCCGAAATTAACATCGAACGTCGTGCTGCAATTGTTAAGAACCACACTGCAACACATATTTTACACGCGACACTTCGTAAAGTGTTGGGTGAGCATGTTACACAGAAAGGTTCGTTATGTGATGCTGAAAAATTACGTTTTGATTTTTCTCATTTTGAAGGCGTTACACGTGAAGAGTTAACGACTATCGAGCGTATGGTCAATGAACAGATTCGCTGTAATTTAGCCCGTGAAACCAATTTAATGCAAATTGATGAAGCGAAAGAAAAAGGCGCTATGGCCTTGTTTGGGGAAAAGTATGACGATGAAGTACGTGTTGTTACTTTAGGCGGATTTTCTACCGAACTTTGTGGTGGTGTTCATGTTGACCGCACTGGTGATATTGGCCTATTCAAAATAGTCTCAGAGTCAGGTATTGCTGCTGGTGTTCGTCGTATAGAAGCCGTAACAGGTGAAGGCGCACTAAACTACTTTGAAGCACAAGAACAAACGTTAAGTAATATTGCCGCTTTAGTTAAAGCTGATCCGGTTAATGTTACTAGCAAAGTAGAACAAGTATTGTTGCGTAATAAAGAATTAGAAAAAGAACTAGCACAATATAAGCAGCAAGTAGCAAGTCAAGCGGGTGCAGATTTACTTAGCCAAACTATCGAGTTCAATGGTGTAAAAGCGCTTATTGCTAATTTAGAAGGCGTAGAAGCTAAATCACTTCGCGGTATGGTTGATGACTTAAAAAATAGAATGGGCTCAGGCATCATTTTATTGGCAACCGCAAGCGATGACAAAGTGAGCTTAATTGCTGGCGTAACTAAAGATCTTATTGGCCGCGTAAAATCTGGTGAATTAGTCAATGTTGCAGCACAAGAAGTTGGCGGTAAAGGTGGTGGTCGTCCTGACATGGCACAAGCCGGTGGTAGTAAGCCAGAAAACATTGAAGCGGCTTTAAAAGCGGCACAAAACTGGTTAACCGATAAGTTGAGCTAA